One Malania oleifera isolate guangnan ecotype guangnan chromosome 10, ASM2987363v1, whole genome shotgun sequence genomic region harbors:
- the LOC131166060 gene encoding leucine-rich repeat extensin-like protein 2, whose amino-acid sequence MSMPTASPPPRLLFLTIFFFSLLFRIYSAAADDDDHSLDSAAASVVLPGPNLKFENPTLRRAYIALRSWKSAIFSDPFNFTANWKGPDVCSYGGVFCAPSPSNPSLRVVAGIDLNHADIAAYLPPELGLLTHLALFHLNSNRFCGTLPASFRRLKLLHELDLSNNRFAGSFPEVVLSLPSLKYLDLRFNEFEGPVPSRLFDNKNLDAIFLNDNRFRLGIPENLGNSPVSVLVLANNNMGGCIPTTIGKMGGTLNEIILLNDNLTGCLPPQIGLLKKLTVFDVSFNSLHGSLPHAIGKMKSLEQLNIAHNRFTGVVPATVCRLPSLQNFTYTHNYFTGEAPVCASISAAADGRNNCIPGKTGQRSAGECSSEAARPVDCSKSKCLNQRTSKSSSTSQPAQYHPKGSKSGSLPKTKKSPPPPVPILNPLPPPPPNSDSSSSGRYRSPPPPPPPQSAAASHPSPVPVITPPPPHPRINIRAPPTPPTERVSPKQQHLPPPPPPPTVEYLHPSPPSAPTEHHHQRQPQPPNHYNSSPPPPAAGSHYSVFSPLPPPPPPAEKGSPISTHLAPPPPLVVQYSPPKAALFPPPPFDQYPSPPTNQQQMPPPPQPPLKIPTPPSSHSYTTPPSPPPPPSLEDLAPPPPPPPPPPPPVVSHPPPPTIVTSIPPPPPPQEPSRLPSPLPPSGCATTGSPPPPLAPPAPAPAPSPTQQHHSQFSPPPPPFDQYPSPLTNQQQTPPPRPPQPPLKIPTPPSSHSYTTPPPSPPPPPSLEYLAPPPPPPPPVVSHPPPPTIVTSIPPPPQEPSHLPSPLPPSRCASPGSPPPPLAPAPPPTQQHQSQLSPPPTQHRHFPAPAPNSQLAPPPPHLVFDNLPLPPVIGVSYASPPPPVIPY is encoded by the coding sequence ATGTCGATGCCTACTGCGTCTCCTCCTCCCCGCCTCCTATTCCTCACTATTTTCTTCTTCTCCCTCCTCTTCCGTATCTATTCAGCTGCCGCGGACGACGACGACCACAGCTTGGACTCGGCGGCTGCATCAGTGGTACTTCCCGGTCCCAACCTCAAGTTCGAGAACCCGACCCTCCGCCGAGCCTACATTGCCCTCCGATCATGGAAATCCGCCATATTTTCCGATCCCTTTAACTTCACGGCGAACTGGAAAGGCCCAGATGTCTGCTCTTACGGCGGCGTCTTCTGCGCCCCTTCTCCCTCCAACCCCTCCCTCAGGGTTGTCGCCGGCATCGACCTCAACCACGCCGACATCGCTGCCTACCTCCCCCCGGAGCTGGGCCTCCTCACCCACCTCGCTCTCTTCCACCTCAACTCCAATCGCTTCTGCGGCACCCTCCCCGCCAGCTTCCGCCGGCTGAAGCTCCTCCACGAGTTGGACCTTAGCAACAACCGCTTCGCCGGGAGTTTCCCGGAGGTGGTGCTGTCGCTGCCGTCCCTCAAGTACCTAGATCTCCGATTCAACGAGTTCGAGGGACCCGTCCCCTCCCGCCTCTTCGACAACAAGAATCTGGACGCCATTTTTCTAAACGACAACAGATTCCGCCTGGGCATTCCAGAGAATCTGGGCAACTCCCCCGTGTCGGTGCTGGTCTTGGCCAACAACAACATGGGAGGCTGCATACCCACCACCATTGGCAAAATGGGCGGGACACTCAACGAGATCATCCTCCTTAACGACAACCTCACCGGCTGCCTCCCCCCTCAGATCGGCCTTCTCAAGAAGCTCACTGTTTTCGACGTCAGCTTCAATAGCCTGCATGGCTCCCTTCCCCATGCCATCGGCAAAATGAAGAGCCTAGAGCAGTTGAACATCGCCCACAACAGATTCACCGGGGTTGTCCCCGCCACCGTCTGCCGCCTCCCCAGTTTGCAAAACTTCACCTACACTCATAACTATTTCACCGGAGAAGCTCCTGTCTGTGCCTCCATTTCTGCCGCCGCTGACGGTCGCAACAACTGTATTCCTGGGAAAACGGGCCAGCGGTCGGCGGGAGAGTGCTCTTCAGAAGCTGCGCGACCCGTGGATTGCAGCAAGTCCAAATGTCTCAACCAACGCACCAGCAAGAGTAGCAGTACTTCGCAGCCAGCGCAATATCATCCAAAAGGCTCAAAATCAGGGTCATTGCCCAAGACAAAGAAAAGTCCACCACCTCCTGTCCCAATTTTAAATCCACTGCCACCGCCTCCGCCTAATTCAGATTCTTCCTCCTCCGGCAGATATCGTTCTCCACCACCCCCGCCGCCGCCGCAATCAGCTGCTGCGTCTCATCCTTCCCCTGTACCAGTAATCACACCACCTCCTCCTCATCCGCGCATTAATATAAGGGCCCCGCCAACACCGCCTACTGAAAGAGTATCCCCAAAGCAGCAGCATCTTCCGCCACCGCCGCCGCCGCCAACAGTTGAATATCTGCATCCTAGCCCTCCGTCAGCACCTACTGAACATCATCATCAACGTCAACCGCAGCCACCAAACCATTACAATTCCTCACCACCGCCACCAGCAGCGGGAAGCCATTACAGTGTCTTCTCACCACTGCCGCCGCCCCCACCTCCCGCCGAAAAGGGGTCACCAATAAGCACACATCTTGCACCACCACCCCCACTGGTAGTTCAATACTCGCCACCAAAGGCTGCGCTCTTTCCTCCTCCACCCTTTGACCAATATCCATCACCACCTACCAATCAGCAACAGATGCCCCCTCCCCCTCAACCGCCACTAAAAATCCCAACACCCCCAAGTTCTCACAGCTATACTACTCCACCATCACCACCCCCACCGCCATCTCTGGAAGATTTGGcacctccccctccccctcctccTCCGCCTCCACCACCAGTCGTGTCACACCCACCGCCACCCACCATAGTGACATCaatacctcctcctcctcctccacagGAGCCATCACGTCTCCCATCTCCTTTGCCACCATCCGGGTGTGCCACAACCGGATCTCCACCACCACCATTAGCACCACCAGCACCAGCACCAGCACCATCACCAACACAGCAGCACCATTCACAATTTTCACCGCCTCCTCCGCCCTTTGACCAATATCCATCACCGCTTACCAATCAGCAACAGACTCCCCCTCCCCGTCCCCCTCAACCGCCACTAAAAATCCCAACACCCCCAAGTTCTCATAGCTACACTACCCCACCACCATCACCACCCCCACCGCCATCTCTGGAATATTTGGCACCTCCCCCTCCTCCTCCACCACCAGTTGTGTCACACCCACCGCCACCCACAATAGTGACATCAATACCTCCTCCTCCACAGGAGCCATCACATCTCCCATCTCCTTTGCCACCATCCAGGTGTGCCAGTCCCGGATCCCCACCACCACCTTTAGCACCAGCACCACCACCAACACAGCAGCACCAATCACAATTATCACCGCCTCCTACACAGCATCGGCATTTCCCTGCGCCAGCACCAAATAGCCAACTAGCCCCGCCGCCACCCCATCTAGTTTTTGATAACTTACCCCTTCCTCCTGTTATAGGAGTATCATACGCATCTCCCCCTCCCCCAGTAATTCCCTACTAG